In a single window of the Lodderomyces elongisporus chromosome 4, complete sequence genome:
- the SKY1_2 gene encoding serine/threonine protein kinase, CMGC has translation MLLVERINSNSTSTSTGTGTSTTNNNSNNKDKDPSTSTATTGTTSLVERNQLPGTMPSTLQQNSYSHGQEPSSLSRRGSTFNSRVNSTSSFTPNSNNSTSNNDDTIITTAAISGSLDTEKKSRFNLQGLFKKLPVLNTTSANTSTITVNSSSPPPPPQQQQQLQQQQQPQQQQQQQPQQQTSSSSSSSLPLSFQPPHTTNNTINDTTSFTPISTPTFTQTPPSFIRHNSFPRQVPRSTNIISDINPITIIHSVDEEDESLIHDIDEEDEDECSLAEDHNQQQQQQQQQSHSLSSIDPYSLSANNSLQPIDKANLFSGQPSYFSSHYTTMVNNQEVYTSFTSDCISLQNSEMSTAITELDSDTMIINNSNSNNDNDNMNSYNKQINNIGNGSISSQEAPIKERKLSNTSSLSLSFPSIKRTISLKSKKSQSSRQQQQQQQQQQSSSLNNDELSIPTSTLPKANSAKTTASVTTARPNAPKRNLKSLLRIGSFSGNNNIQSTNPHKENPALAPAPAPSTITATTPTASTAAVVEGLPEDDDIFAQPDDYEDLSETESELNYDPKQEESSHDYRVGGYHPVCRGDIYYSKQLANREYVIVRKLGWGHFSTVWLAKSRITSSVDPTLNENNDNSGSIDKNEYYVAIKFVKSNRNYKEAAKDEIEILHTLSDPLKYATHLSSKQLQYFQTCKPKQHQGYKHMMRLLDDFEIAGPHGNHICMVFEILGENVLNLIYKYKKFYRNVNQELKKKQESVGEEQTQLSPTSQLQLQSQQQQQQQQSSTPIQVPTSPQQNIKFNKWDAKYLTKKKNTKSKLSLGLTKKAESLESNHTSTPPYPLSSSSAASSTTSSNNSGSGSGSAAGDHLMESLVELESTTTIGSWEDSIDKRIKQMKPSSLVKIIETSKSRGGIPLHLVKKIVKQMLLALDYMHHCGVIHTDLKPENILIDIEDINKVVKSLEEEKQQKIRANSMSRTASLMKRNNSHVTRPSILKRNSTSATIQQQQHHQSQQQQQPPPPQQQQQPQQSQQQKHRRASSSASSSLISSSQTSNNGFYYRRSKNSIAGKYDSPIRCSKPLLSSSVSQEVFFKDVDFDKCKKASVSRSIISPRFTSLLWDSKKEDKNNTNTGNDHSLDNELNIKIADLGNATYTNQHFTNQIQTRQYRSPEIILKYKSWGSSTDIWSLGCIIFELITGDFLFDPHEGDGKNMFDKDEDHLAQIVELLGHFPDDEYLVDCKLTGKFFKLAPGYESTSPTNSAESFNSASQSKVIFKNIDNLKIWKLQDVLIEKYKFDRDDPDVKLVCDLILKCLKFNLDERFDAHSLLKHPWFNEKAGADSNTAAVDETVLQSMKNEHDDLPGYTCEE, from the coding sequence ATGTTGTTAGTCGAGAGAATCAACAGTAATagcacaagcacaagcacCGGCACCGGCACAAGCACCACcaataacaacagcaacaataaagacaaagatCCATCTACATCTACAGCTACAACAGGTACAACCTCATTGGTGGAACGCAACCAATTACCTGGCACCATGCCATCAACTTTGCAACAGAATAGCTATAGCCATGGCCAAGAACCATCAAGCTTATCTAGGAGAGGCTCAACATTCAATTCAAGAGTAAATAGCACATCCTCATTTACTCCCAACAGTAATAATAGCACCAGCAACAATGATGATACAATAATCACTACAGCTGCTATAAGTGGATCTCTAGACACTGAAAAGAAACTGAGATTCAACTTACAAGGCTTATTTAAGAAACTACCTGTACTTAATACAACATCGGCAAATACATCAACCATCACAGTAaattcatcatcaccaccaccaccaccacaacaacaacaacaacttcaacagcaacaacaacctcaacagcaacaacaacaacaacctcaacagcaaacctcttcatcatcatcatcatcattaccatTATCCTTCCAACCACCTCATACTACAAACAACACTATTAATGATACCACAAGCTTCACCCCAATATCTACCCCGACTTTCACACAAACACCACCAAGTTTCATAAGACACAATTCTTTCCCCCGACAAGTACCCAGATCAACAAATATCATCAGCGACATCAACCCAATAACCATCATCCACAGCGTAGATGAGGAAGATGAAAGCTTGATCCACGATATagacgaagaagacgaGGACGAATGTTCACTTGCAGAAGATCAtaaccaacaacagcagcagcagcaacagcaatcACATCTGCTTAGTTCAATAGATCCATATTCCCTCTCCGCAAATAATAGTCTTCAGCCAATCGATAAAGCCAACTTATTCAGCGGACAACCAAGTTACTTTTCAAGTCATTACACTACAATGGTAAATAACCAGGAAGTATACACTTCATTCACTTCCGATTGCATATCTTTGCAAAATAGTGAAATGAGCACCGCAATTACCGAATTGGATTCTGACACCATGATTATTAATAACagtaacagtaacaatgacaatgacAACATGAACAGCTATAATAAGCAAATCAATAACATTGGTAACGGTAGCATCAGTTCTCAAGAGGCACCAATAAAGGAACGCAAGTTGAGTAATACTAGCTCTTTATCACTTTCATTTCCATCCATCAAGCGCACCATATCCTTAAAGTCAAAGAAACTGCAACTGCtgcgacaacaacaacaacagcaacaacagcaacaactgctgctgttgaATAATGACGAGTTACTGATTCCTACATCAACTCTCCCAAAAGCCAATTCAGCGAAAACCACAGCTAGTGTAACAACTGCAAGACCTAATGCGCCAAAGAGGAATCTAAAAAGTTTACTTCGAATTGGCTCGTTTTCGGGTAATAACAACATTCAATCGACAAACCCACACAAGGAGAATCCAGCActagcaccagcaccagcaccatcAACAATTACCGCAACTACTccaacagcatcaacagcagcagttgttgaaGGTCTTCCAGAGGATGACGATATCTTTGCCCAGCCTGATGATTACGAAGACCTTTCAGAAACAGAATCTGAACTCAATTACGAtccaaaacaagaagaaagctCTCACGATTACAGAGTTGGTGGGTACCACCCAGTTTGTCGCGGTGATATTTACTACAGCAAACAGTTGGCCAATAGAGAATATGTAATTGTACGCAAACTCGGATGGGGTCATTTTTCCACTGTTTGGCTTGCCAAGTCTAGAATCACTTCATCAGTAGATCCAACACTAAATGAGAATAATGACAATAGCGGTTCTATTGACAAAAACGAGTATTATGTTGCtatcaaatttgtcaaatcAAACAGGAACTACAAAGAAGCAGCCAAGGATGAGATTGAAATTCTCCATACTCTAAGCGACCCTTTGAAATACGCAACTCACTTATCTTCTAAGCAATTGCAATATTTCCAAACCTGtaaaccaaaacaacacCAAGGTTATAAACACATGATGAGACTCCTCgatgattttgaaattgcaGGTCCACATGGAAACCACATCTGTATGGTATTTGAGATTCTTGGTGAAAATGTCCTTAATCTCATCTACAAGTATAAGAAATTTTACAGAAATGTGAATCaagagttgaaaaagaaacaggaGAGCGTGGGAGAAGAGCAGACACAATTATCACCTACTctgcaattgcaattgcaatcgcagcagcaacaacagcaacaacaatcatCAACACCTATACAAGTACCTACACTGCCACAACAGAATATAAAATTTAACAAGTGGGATGCTAAGTATttgacaaagaagaaaaacacgAAATCTAAACTCAGTCTAGGATTAACCAAAAAGGCAGAATCATTGGAAAGTAATCATACTAGTACCCCACCATATCCGctctcttcatcatcagcagCATCATCAACCACATCATCCAACAACTCTGGCTCTGGCTCCGGCTCAGCTGCAGGTGATCATCTCATGGAATCATTGGTTGAACTAGAGTCAACGACGACGATTGGATCATGGGAAGATTCAATTGACAAACgaataaaacaaatgaagCCGAGCTCGTTAGTCAAGATTATCGAAACATCGAAAAGCCGTGGCGGTATTCCATTGCATTTagtcaaaaaaattgtcaaGCAAATGCTCTTGGCTTTGGACTACATGCATCACTGTGGTGTTATACATACCGATTTAAAACCAGAAAATATCCTCATTGATATCGAAGATATAAACAAGGTTGTCAAGTCGCTTGAGGAggagaaacaacaaaaaatccGTGCTAATTCAATGAGCAGAACAGCATCtttgatgaagaggaaCAACTCACATGTGACAAGGCCATCGATATTGAAGCGCAATTCAACATCGGCAActattcaacaacaacaacatcatcaactgcagcagcagcagcaaccaccaccaccacaacaacaacaacaaccgcaacaactgcaacaacaaaagcatCGTCGTGCATCATCTTCAGCATCATCGTCCTTAATATCTTCATCGCAAACCAGCAATAATGGATTTTATTATAGAAGACTGAAAAATTCTATAGCAGGAAAATACGACTCACCAATCCGCTGTTCAAAACCATTGCTTTCATCGTCAGTTTCACAAGAagtttttttcaaagatgTGGACTTTGACAAGTGTAAGAAAGCTTCGGTTTCTAGATCCATAATCAGTCCCAGATTTACCTCGCTTCTTTGGGatagcaaaaaagaagataagAATAACACTAATACCGGTAATGACCATTCACTTGATAATGAAttgaatataaaaattgCGGATCTTGGAAATGCAACGTATACAAACCAACATTTCACAAACCAGATCCAAACACGCCAATATAGATCTCCCGAGATTATTCTTAAATACAAGTCGTGGGGTAGTTCAACAGATATTTGGTCTTTGGGTTGTATTATATTTGAACTAATTACTGGTGATTTCTTATTTGATCCACATGAAGGGGATGGGAAGAATATGTTtgataaagatgaagacCATTTGGCCCAAATTGTCGAATTGTTGGGCCATTTTCCCGATGACGAGTACCTAGTTGATTGTAAACTTACCGGTaagtttttcaaacttgCACCAGGATATGAATCAACGAGCCCAACAAACTCAGCCGAGTCGTTTAACTCTGCATCACAGTCGAAAGTGATTTTCAAGAATATTGATAATCTCAAGATATGGAAATTGCAGGATGTGCTAATTGAGAAGTACAAATTTGATAGAGATGATCCCGATGTGAAACTCGTTTGCGATTTGATTCTCAAGTGCTTGAAGTTCAATTTGGATGAAAGATTCGATGCGCATAGTTTGTTGAAACATCCGTGGTTTAACGAGAAAGCAGGAGCTGATTCCAATACCGCTGCTGTTGATGAGACGGTTTTGCAAAGTATGAAAAACGAACATGATGATTTACCAGGTTACACTTGCGAGGAATAA
- the CWC27 gene encoding Peptidyl-prolyl isomerase cwc27, translating into MSLEPPTTARVTLHTTKGSIKLALFAKELPSTSLSFLQSIYAQDFTDEEFELPQDTSSSEKPIMLNFGHVKTFDPLHEKEPLNGETAQESMIVPKELHPRIKCKRGGYLAISRNQWMISMTELSGVSNVVGKIYNVNDDDDDQDHDHDDKKDSWFVLKSIADGEKESIVSTKDDGEKVKITKFVYPVKITGGSIDVPFFEMHEVEKRKLEKERLQGLKRKNNGDDKKNEVAKKKSRVVLTYDDVEDDEEDDDDEDEDGGRENLGRLKVKSIYDKPKQTSDKDTNTKDIIGSSDEESSLSSSSDDDDHGEKNVNQNSRQADDKDNDKEGDSSGEGSSEEESDSDSEEEEEKMREINRDPTIDSKYDPYLDLNKAESITYQQLKTHKFNPF; encoded by the coding sequence ATGTCACTAGAACCACCAACAACTGCACGAGTTACACTCCATACAACAAAAGGTTCAATAAAATTAGCTCTTTTCGCAAAAGAATTACCCCTGACATCACTCTCATTCTTGCAATCTATATATGCCCAAGACTTTACCGATGAAGAATTTGAGTTGCCTCAAGATACAAGCAGCTCAGAGAAACCAATCATGTTAAACTTTGGACATGTCAAAACTTTTGACCCTCTACACGAAAAAGAACCATTAAATGGTGAAACGGCACAAGAACTGATGATAGTTCCCAAGGAATTGCACCCACGTATTAAATGCAAACGTGGTGGCTATCTAGCGATATCGCGCAACCAATGGATGATTAGCATGACTGAACTTAGTGGAGTGAGCAATGTTGTAGGAAAAATTTATAATgtaaatgatgatgatgatgatcaGGATCATGATCATGATGATAAGAAAGATTCGTGGTTTGTGCTAAAGAGCATAGCTGAtggtgaaaaagaaagcattGTTAGCACAAAAGATGACGGTGAAAAAGtcaaaattacaaaatttGTATACCCTGTAAAGATTACTGGTGGATCAATTGATGTACCGTTTTTTGAAATGCACGAAGTTGAAAAGAGGAAgttggaaaaagagaggCTACAAGGgttgaagaggaagaatAATGGAGACGACAAGAAGAATGAAGttgcaaagaagaaatctAGAGTTGTTTTAACTTATGATGATGTagaagatgacgaagaagatgatgatgatgaagatgaagatggagGCAGAGAAAACTTGGGAAGGTTGAAAGTGAAGAGCATATACGACAAGCCGAAACAGACAAGTGATAAAGACACTAATACGAAGGATATAATTGGAAGCAGCGATGAAGaactgctgctactgctgctgagtgatgatgacgacCATGGTGAAAAGAATGTCAATCAAAATCTGCGACAAGCTGACGATAAAGATAACGACAAGGAGGGGGATAGTAGTGGAGAAGGAAGCAGCGAAGAGGAATCTGATCTGGACtccgaagaagaagaagaaaaaatgagaGAAATCAATCGCGATCCAACAATTGATTCCAAATACGACCCTTATCTCGATTTAAACAAAGCAGAATCAATTACTTACCAGCAACTTAAAACTCATAAATTCAATCCTTTCTAg
- the GOR1 gene encoding glyoxylate reductase, whose translation MTTASPNSTTKPKVLRLGKIRFGQEKWDEVSKYAEVVDCDSANREQFLKDLQGKYSDVTNISRTFESVAQTGRFDEEVAAHVPKTLVSVSHTGAGYDQVDVEPFTKRGIQVSNITVPVEAPTADTAVWLAITCLRNYKVASDLVKQGKWPGQAAAGAKLGHSPEGKVVGIMGMGGIGRAIRDRLKPFGFEKIIYYNRSRLDPKLEAGAEYVSKEELFKQSDIIMISIPLNAHTRHSIDKSAIEQMKDGVILVNTARGAVIKESELPELIKSGKIGALGADVFENEPEIPKELLELPQVVALPHVGTYTSEAIKNMEDWVADNVLSAIKTGKVKSIVPEQKDTKFDVKPLV comes from the coding sequence ATGACAACTGCTTCGCCAAACTCGACAACAAAGCCCAAAGTGCTCAGACTTGGTAAGATTAGATTTGGACAAGAGAAATGGGACGAAGTTTCGAAATACGCCGAAGTTGTTGACTGCGACTCTGCTAATCGTGAGCAATTCCTTAAGGACTTACAAGGTAAATACAGTGATGTCACAAACATAAGTAGAACTTTTGAGTCTGTTGCACAAACAGGCAGgtttgatgaagaagttgCCGCACACGTGCCCAAGACATTGGTTTCGGTATCGCATACTGGTGCTGGTTACGATCAAGTTGATGTTGAACCTTTCACAAAACGCGGTATCCAAGTGTCGAATATTACTGTGCCAGTGGAGGCACCTACAGCAGACACTGCTGTTTGGCTTGCGATAACTTGTTTGAGAAACTATAAAGTTGCTAGTGATTTGGTGAAACAAGGTAAGTGGCCTGGCCAAGCAGCTGCAGGTGCCAAGTTGGGTCACAGTCCAGAAGGTAAAGTTGTTGGTATTATGGGAATGGGTGGTATTGGTAGAGCTATTAGAGATCGTTTGAAACCATTTgggtttgaaaaaataatctACTACAACAGAAGCCGGTTAGATCCTAAATTGGAAGCTGGTGCTGAATACGTTAGCAAAGAAGAGTTGTTCAAACAATCAGACATCATCATGATCAGTATCCCATTGAATGCACACACAAGACATTCGATAGATAAAAGTGCAATTGAACAGATGAAGGATGGTGTCATTTTGGTCAATACCGCTAGAGGTGCTGTTATCAAGGAGTCTGAGTTGCCCGAGTTGATCAAGTCTGGCAAGATTGGTGCTCTTGGTGCCGATGTGTTTGAAAACGAGCCAGAGATTCCAAAGGAGTTGCTTGAGCTTCCCCAAGTAGTTGCATTGCCACATGTTGGGACATATACTTCTGAAGCGATCAAGAATATGGAAGATTGGGTGGCAGATAATGTCTTGTCCGCAATCAAGACAGGCAAGGTCAAGAGTATTGTGCCGGAACAAAAAGATACCAAGTTTGACGTTAAGCCACttgtgtaa
- the MRS4 gene encoding Fe(2+) transporter yields the protein MEHTNHQVQFLPKDPLEIDYEALPEDASLSAHLGAGALAGIMEHTVMFPIDSIKTRMQLNLSSKDISRGLLKSISKISSTEGFYGLWRGVSSVILGAGPAHAIYFSVFESTKTFLCNRLTNSSQFNTKIVTDENHPLIASCAGVAATTASDALMTPFDMLKQRMQASAAYPENKLQSVRLLKFAANIYKTEGLSAFYISYPTTLLTNIPFAALNFGFYEYCSSLLNPSHSYNPYLHCVSGGIAGGIAAALTTPFDCIKTVLQTKGMSQNPALREVTGFKSAAAALHKIGGTKAFWRGLKPRVIFNVPSTAISWTAYEMCKELLIRDRRLN from the coding sequence ATGGAACACACTAATCATCAAGTGCAGTTCTTGCCCAAAGACCCACTAGAGATTGACTATGAGGCTCTTCCAGAAGATGCATCGCTATCTGCACATTTGGGCGCTGGTGCCCTAGCCGGAATCATGGAACATACAGTTATGTTTCCCATCGACTCAATCAAGACACGAATGCAATTAAACTTGTCCAGCAAGGATATATCGCGAGGCTTGCTCAAGTCGATCTCGAAAATTAGTTCTACCGAAGGGTTTTACGGATTGTGGCGCGGTGTCTCTTCAGTTATCTTGGGTGCAGGTCCTGCTCATGCAATTTACTTTTCGGTATTTGAATCAACAAAGACATTTCTTTGTAATAGATTAACAAACTCATCGCAGTTCAACACCAAGATTGTTACCGATGAGAACCATCCGCTCATTGCGAGTTGTGCTGGTGTTGCCGCAACAACTGCTTCAGACGCGCTCATGACGCCCTTTGATATGTTGAAGCAAAGGATGCAGGCAAGTGCCGCATACCCCGAAAACAAACTCCAATCCGTAAGATTATTAAAGTTTGCAGCAAACATCTATAAAACTGAAGGGTTGTCTGCATTTTACATATCGTATCCAACAACATTACTCACCAACATTCCCTTTGCCGCATTGAATTTCGGCTTCTACGAGTATTGCTCATCCTTGCTCAACCCGTCGCATTCATATAACCCATATTTGCATTGTGTAAGTGGTGGTATTGCTGGAGGTATTGCTGCCGCATTAACAACGCCGTTTGACTGTATCAAAACCGTGCtacaaacaaaaggaatGTCGCAAAACCCTGCATTGAGAGAAGTTACTGGTTTCAAGAGCGCTGCAGCAGCACTACATAAAATAGGAGGCACCAAAGCGTTTTGGAGAGGATTGAAGCCAAGAGTCATTTTCAATGTTCCAAGTACAGCTATATCATGGACCGCGTATGAGATGTGTAAAGAGTTGTTGATTAGGGATAGACGATTAAATTAG